Sequence from the Ictalurus furcatus strain D&B chromosome 25, Billie_1.0, whole genome shotgun sequence genome:
CAACTGTTGGCAGATTAGCGAGCCTCGAcacatccttgctcttgaaggactaggctgttttttggaggctccttatatactatgattaggcgattgcctcacctgtttcacatcaccttcttatttcaacttgtcacatcactattagtcctaaattgcccctgtcccaagtTTTTTAGAACGTGTTGCATAcataaatttcaaaataaacatttaccttaaaaaacaaaactctgcagttgattaggtaaaacatcaaataccttctctttatacattttttgtttaaatacaaatcaaagtaAATTGACAAAACattcctctgtttttttttattaccatttCCCATGCTTATGAATTAACAAATCATTGCATGGTATCGTGATACTACTTGGTATATTATCGTGAaatatgtttatggtattgtGACAATAatttatatgtataattttctgcaaaaagcacgaaaactctgcaaattgcaccgtaaattaaatttttggaaaacatttacTGGTCACTTTATTACACCTACCTGCATTGTTAGTACATAATTAATCCTGGTCCGGCCTCCTGGTGCTCAGTTTCTGCCCACAGGACTGCTGTTGCCTGGCTGGATTGAGCTTGTGCTCTTTTATCAACACAGCAGTAACATCAAAGACAAATGAATAGCAACTGATGGACTACTTTCAATAATTACAAACTTAAATGTTATGTGATAACAACTTACCTGTTTGCACAAAGACCTTGCACCAGGTGATGGGTATTGATTTTAGACGTTACGTGATATCCAAGTGTTCTGTCATTGTTTTATCTTACCTCAGtcatactgtttgtttttttatgtgtttcCGTTCAATAGGATGCCTAGCAAACAAAGTCTGGCTCTCTGGTGAAAGAATCAGACTGCCCTTTACAGGATTGACTGTGGCTTTAATATTGCTTACACCATGAAGGGTGAAGGAACTGAACTGACATTGGAAAAGGAGAGATTGCCAGGAAATGCTTGTCTAGTCTCCACTCCACACTCAATGTCTGTGGTTTTGAAGCCTGGCGAAATTGATGAGTGTTGCATCAACCAGGCAAACCAGCGAGTTACCTTGTCCCCTATTACACTTACTCAAAGCTCTACCCAGGAAAGTCACACAAGCCGGGACATTAAAGCTACTCTGGAGAATGAGTCGGTTTGGAGTCGGTTTCACAGCTTGGGCACAGAGATGATCCTCACAAAGCAAGGCCGGCGCATGTTCCCTTGCTGTCGCTTTAGACTGAGTGGATTAGATCCACAAAGGAAGTACTTTCTGGTTATGGAAATCATGTCTTTAGATGATTTTACCCACAAATGGAATGGAAAGACATGGGAGCCTGTTGCAGTGGATGAGCCACATGTGCGGGGACAGATTTGTGTTCACCCAGAGTCCCCAGCCCTGGGCCAACAGTGGATGGATAGCCCTGTGTCCTTTTACAAGGTGAAGCTAAGCAATGACTCCTTGGACCAAGAGGGCTGCGTGCTTTTGCGTCCAATGCACCGCTACCTACCGCGACTGCATATTGTTCCTGTGGATCCAGATTCAGAAAGGACTATTGCACTTGATGGTCCAAATGTTAAGATATTCAGCTTCCCCCAAACAGAGTTTTATGCAGTCACCAGCTACCAGAACCCTCAGATCACTCAGCTTAAAATTGACTGTAACCCTTTTGCAATGGCCTTCAGAGAAGACACCCCGAGCATTCGTCTGCTGCAAGACAAACTCAGGCTCTGCTCTTCTGCTGGTACACACTTCCGATCTCCTCTTCTAAGTTTGGCCCAGAATCTAAGTGGAAAACAGAAAGAGGGTGCAGTAAAGAACAAAACCCCAACCTGCATTCCAGACAACAGGTAGTTgagggttttttatttagttatttatatttaatatttattaaataactcATTAATTTGGGACTGTATTTTGAAACCTGATTTGggaattccttttttttggggtgggggtgggggattTGAGCTCTTAGCtgaaaattataattaaattattatgtaCAGGTAGGACTTTTAGATTAAACAGTTGCCTTtgacatttgaatattttttttctgtcctttcAGAAGGAAGGTTGTTTATCCAGGATCAGCATCTCTTAAAGAAGGAGAGGGGATCTTTACTAAAATGAGAATTGCCAATTTCAGTTGCCCAACTAATATGGCTTTGTGCCAAGAGAATACTGATAACAGTGAGAATGATGGAGGAAATGAAGCTGTTGTGAATAAATGTCCTCTGGAACCTGTGCTGGATGAGCATGTAGCACCTTTGGATTTTGAACCAAGTGTAACTGAGTCTTTAGAAGAACCCTTGCCGAGCACTGATGAACCAGTTCCTCAGTTAAGCAGCACTGAAAATCCGAGATCTTCTGAGGCTTCTAAGGATGCTGAATCTCAAATAATCTGCACAAACAGTGACTCGCCTACGAAATCATCCATGGCTACTCCGAGTCCTCAGACTCAGGGGGAAATACAGTCTGGTGCTGTTTCCCTGCCCAGACCACCTTTCCTTGACGGTAGTCAAGTACACGAGTGCAAACCAGGCCATCTGATTAGACATAGATGTAATCGAAGGAGCAGGAAAGCTAAATCTAAAAGGTGGTCTAATGCAAAGTATGCAAAACCCCCTCCTGCGGTTGTGCCGCTTAATGTTCCTTTGCAACCAGACCTTGAAGATGTGGAGGGAATGTTGTTTGTATCTTTTGTCGCAAAGGTATCATTTTCTGATACGTTTTCTGATCTTTGAATTAAAGTGCTTTGTGACTTATTTGGAACCAAGTGAATATATTTATCATGTTTTTCTCTATAATGGCTTGAGGTGACAATTTCTTTGTTTCTTATTCCAAAGGAAGCCTTAAATATTCCTGTTGAAAACATAAAAGAAAGTGAAACATCTGTGCCTCCACCATCTCCAACACATGACCAGTCAGATAATCATGATGCTGAAGGTAATGAAGAAATGCGCAGACTTTTTGAGTTTTTGCCTTAAATCTTGTTCATTACAACGATAAGTAGTCTGGTGAGATTATTCCTAGGAACTCTTCAAATGTAATCCACACAACACATAGCAAGTCTGTGTTTCTTCTACGTTACTATAGATGTCAGTCTTTCTATGGAGGAAAGGATCGCCACATTGGAGAACATTTTACTCCTTCATCTAAAACAGCAAAAGTACAGACAGGTCATTCACCCACGCCTTCAAGACGGTGTGTTGAGAATGTGTGTCTATTATTAAGAGTTGACCTATGGGTCGATGTGCTAAAAGTGaagattgtttattttattatgtttacagTTGGCATGAAGTTGAGCCTTTTGGATCCAAAGTTACCTATAGACTTGCAGTACCTTGGTGTGCACTTGCCCCATCCCCCACCTATTCACGAGGGTTCGGATAAAATGAATCCCACGAGCCTGTCGTCTTCTCCTGGTGTGTAAAATATTAGTTTGCACTGTCAATTGTTAATGCGTGTTCCTGCAGGGTGAGTGGCTCTTTAGAGATGAACATTTAGAAAAGTATCGTTGTAGTACGGTACTTGAAGGCATGTCAGAACGAGTAACGGATTACTCACTATTTTCAATAAACAAATGGATGACTATTCCGCACCGATTTAATAACTGAAACATAATGCATCCTTATTAGGCTAAGTGGCAAACCATGTAAGGGATTATATAATTTCAGTAAACAAGCAAGTATATTTGAATCAGTATAATAAACAAGCTTTGTCACATCAAGTGTATTTAAGTGTATTAAGTGTGTTTATTTGGATACCGTTTCCTGCATCAAGTTATACAAGGACACTCGTCTCAGTAGACATGCATTAGGTAAAGGGTAGCATATGGGATGTAAACATTCAGATGGAGTTGGCAATCTTGAGCAGTAAATTTTGTTCTAATGGCTCTAGACAGCTTGTCACAAGACTTCTGTGGAGGAGACAGTTGTGCAAAACTTTGCTGTTTTTTGACACCATCTAACAAAGTTTAGTCTGAACattctctctatttttattatgattacAACGTTGGTACATTTTGCCAACACGTTTATTAGGAAGAAAAGATACAGGccatttttcccccctaatGTCGACCAAAAAGAAATCAGTTTGCGAATCACAGACGTTAATTTACTGATCCATTATGTGGATTATATAATTAGTAACATGTAATTACTACAGTTTATTCCTCTGGTGCAGATAAGAGTTATGTCCAAACTGTCCAAATtagctacagtgccctccactaatattgacacccttgataaatatgagcaaagaagactgtgaaagaTTCTTTGCTAATACATAcctagggtgccaatattattggagggcactgtatttgcACAAGATACAGAGAAAAGTTACAATGCTTATTCTTGTTTAGATGCAGCTGGATTTTTTGTGTCACGGACTGGGAAGACTAATGATCCCACAAAGATAAAAGGGTGGAGAGAGAAATTTAAGACCAACACAGTACAGAATGCACCTGAAGGTAAGGACTTGCTATATGAACAAGTGTTTCAACACCAGTATGTCTCTGGTCAGGTGAACAGTTTTGATTTAGAAATGTTCTGTTTTTTGAATAGGCCTGAAAAACAGTTCagcattctgtagtgaaatgctGGATGCATATCTTGAAAACGAGGCCCAGCAGATCAGCGATCGTGTTGCTGTGTTTTCCAAATGCTCTGCGTCGCCGGTATCATACCAGCTACCTTCGAAGAGCAGCAGTTATGTAGTTACCCTGGATAGTTTACTCAAGACTAGATCTATTTCATCAAGCAAGGTCTGCAGTAAACCGACGGACAAAATCCAGCCCATATCTTCACCTAGAAGATCTCCAAGCTCTGCTGTACCTTTGTCTCCAGCAGGATTTCAAACTAGGTTTCAAAGAAACCgagagaaaaggagaacatTTGCACATCCGTTTCAATCGCATCGACATGCAGTTCAAGCCAGCAGATCCATGAGCTTTGTTTCTAGACGTGGACTGAAGAAACAACCTGGCAAGTCTCAACTGAGATGGATCCCTGTAAAAGTAAAAGATCAGATGATGCTtgaagagatggagaaagaggcGATCTTTCATGGTAAAGTTCGTACACACATCACTACTATGAGAGCAAAATTTGCTCTTACTTCTCTGCTTAATTTCCAGGTAAGCTTTCCTGAGAACCATATGTGGCAATAATTGCTACTAAATCTATGCTTCATCAGTACATGTGAACGAATTCTGTCCTAAGCTGTCAGTCATAATCTTTTCAGAAATCGGGTAAAAGGCCTGGGTTCCCCATGCACCATAAAGCTGCAAATGCATGTTCTGAGGATTTCTGTCGTTTGGGCTGCATGTGTGATAGCTTGGACAGGGAAATCCGAGGGCCTACACACTGTAGGAGAGTTGAGTGCATGTTTGACTGCAACTGTTTCAAGCACAAAGTTCTTCTGCTCCACCCTCCAAAAGAGGCAGCAAGTGTTCTGCGGGGCAGGAAGAGATCAGTACTGGCTTTTCGTAAGTCCTCTTGTATTCCCTAGTAAATTCATACTTGTGACCAATACGAATGACTGGTGATTATCGATACATTTAGTGAACACTCGGTAGTGTTAATAAGTTGGTTAAAGCTGGATGGagtgtaagatttttttttttttagaaatgggGAGAAATGTAGTGAGAGTCTAGAAACCAAGAAGTCAAGCTACACACGGAGTTGATGGTAGTGAACAAGCTATTTGCATTTGGAAAAGAGCATAGCACAACCCACTCTGTAAAGTGTTCTTCCACCCCTTACTTGCAGTACCATATTTTAACCAGTGAGGGTTTAAATACCTGAAAGTATCTAACAACCTTTTACCTAAAATTGTAATCCTTTTTCTCCCAAGTGAAAATGAATAACCTGAATCACTTTATTCCCAAAAGCTATAGCAGACCCAGAGAGGGAACCCAGACCACCACCTGCACCCACTATCACAACCTTATGGAAAAGGGCTACAGGAGAACATGACCCTGAGCCATTATTTGTTCCTGCGCCTCTGATTTCTTCTAAAAACCTGTCTCGTTTGCATACCAGTCTTACCCATTCCACTAGTCAGGTGAGTAATAACTCTGGTTAATGATTTCAGTTTATTTGTGTCCTACTAAAAAAAAGTAGAGACGTTATGGGACACACACATGAATTGTGTTGGATATGTTCAAATGAACTGTAGCAAGTCCGTAGTTTAAATGCGCGTATTTTTCCCGCATGATTTCCTGTTTAACTTGGTCCACCGTGCTTTGTTTTAGGTGCCGGAGGAAGATAAAGATCCCGTGTATCTGTATTTTGAGAGTATGATGACATGTGCTCGTGTGAGAGAGTACAACAGTAATCCACCACCTCAGATACACATGTTCCCTACCAAAAAAGAAATGACAGGACCCGAACAGCTTGTAAGTATTATGGAGAGTGATCAAAGGTGTTTTtgaaaagcacattttaaattTCCTTTTAGTGATTCCCAGTAACTCTTTAAGTGACGGTGTGCTTTTTCTTCTCTAGAATGAAGTAGCTGAAGCAGGTGAACCACCTTCTTCTCAAAAAACACCAGGTTGGCATCtgcagtcttgaatttcatcaTATTGTACCCTTATACAAAATATAAGATATAAATTACCCATGACAATTTGTGGAAATCCCATTTATTTTGGCAACATGATTCCAGATGTTAAAAAGATGTGATGGATGATGTCACCAATGGTAGATATACTCAGTGGTAGACACAGAAATATACATTCATTGAcagctttattaggaacaccaagCTTATACTGAGGAGTAATGTGCATTTCATGTCTTGTTTAATGAAATGCATTAAACAAGCTTTAGTGGTTGCTATTTAAACTGTCTACAGTTACCTGGTAAGTGGCTTATTAACCATTAAGAGTCACATGTTTTACCAGTGAAACTCAGAAAGATCAGATTATCTTTGTCATAGTCTTTCATAGTCTCTGTTTAATGTTGAGTTTATtatgaaaacacaaaaacatcataACTGTAGTCTTGGCTTTTCGTTGTGCTCATATGTAAGTAATGAgtattataaaatgtgttaattagATTAAAATACACCTTGTGTAGCTTTTTACAGTACTAGGTGTAGATCATGATTATCTTAGTGGTGCTGCAGTTACTCTGAATCTGCTTCTCATGTCTTTCActgttacaaaaataaataaatcaataggTAGAACTACTTACCATTACTGCACGTAAACTACTACACTagaatagtgtgtgtatatataatggtAAAAATTCTAAGAAGTGGAAGTTTTTCTTATACTCGGGCACAAAGAGGCTGCAGTGAACAGGAAAGAAGTCACTTTAGTCTCTATGAtttgggataaaaaaaaaaaaaaaaggttcttttgGCTTCTGTAAATTCACCACCGAAGCTATAGATAACAGAAAAATGAGTTGACAGGCTTTAAAGTGATCCTCAGGGGGCATTTCCCATATTTGTGGCATTTTACTTAATTTCCTTACATTTTGTCCTTACTTAGAAACAAATCCCACAGAGACTCTGATAAAGCCAAGTGAGCCTCAGCCCACTAAAATGCTGGAAATCCTGTCTGAGTGCAACTGGGAGCCTCATCGGAATTTGGTGCTGAGCGCACTGTTCCGGCGCATGAACCGCAACCTCCTCTCTGAACCTTTCTGCTTTGGCATGTACAAAATACAGCTACTTTCTACTACCACCAAACGAGTAAACCGGTCCTCTACAGTTACTTACAAAGTGTGCATCTCCCGGGCGGATGAAAAAGAGATGACCGAAGACTTGCTGCCGCCAGTGAAGAAGTCCTCGAGAAACCAAAGTTTAAAAGGTTTTGTGACCAAACTTCCGAAAACCGATGAAACACAACCTCAGAAAGGTAACGACGCTTCTGACAATATAGAAAACATTTTGGTCAACATAGAgcatctgttttatttaattacagtatctcacaaaagtgagtacacccctcacatttttgtaaatatttgattatatcttttcatgtgacaacactgaagaaatgacactgctacaatgtaaagtagtgagtgtacagcttatgtaacagtgtaaatttgctgtcccctcaaaataactcaacacacagccattaatgtctacaaccgctggcaacaaaagtgagtacacccctaagtgaaaatgtccaaattgggccccaattagccattttccctccccggtgtcacgtgacttgttagtgttacaaggtctcaggtgtgaatggggagcaggtgtgttaaatttggtgtcatcgctctcacactccctcaaagaactctctgaggatctgtaaaaaagaattgttgctctacataaagatggcctaggctataagaagatttccaagacctgacactgagctgcagcatggtagCCAAGACCATAtggtggtttaacaggacaggttccactcagaacaggcctcgccatggtcgaccaaagaagttgtgtgcacgtgctcagcgtcatatccagagattgtctttgggaaatagacatatgagtgctgctagcattgctgcagaggttgagggggtggggggtcattctgtcagtgctcagaccatatgccgcacactgcatcaaattggtctgcatggctgtcgtcccagacgTCTAGGGGTATGATTCTCGCTTGGAGTGCGAGAGGTCccgggttcaaatcccagatgAGCCCCCAATTCTGTTACGCCCCGGTCTAGGTCGGGCcacaacatacaataaaataaaaaaaaaagataagggttggcgagaccaagattgcgttttgctttgctttattCTCCAAACGGAGCaccttttatatatacacaatggtTTACTCTTCAGAAGccggccaggccaaaataataaacaaaattcccctctaactttaccaaagaaaactaactaacctacaagaaaagaaaacaaaaatacaccatcttccctcactccctagctaacccaaaaacaggagaaaagaagaatccaCACAAATGGCACCAACTTCCTACTAACCACTCTTAACCGTACACTATTTACAGTGGTGACTATTAGTGGGTTAATTAacaaaaattgtgtgtgtgtatatgtgtgtgtatatgtgtgtgtgtgtgtgtgtgtgtgtgtgtgtatatatatatatatatatatatatatatatatatatatatatatatatatatatatatatatatgtatatatatatatatatatgtatgtgtatgtgtgtgtgtgtgtgtgtgtatttgtattgaATTGTAAAggggcagagcataaacaaagtcaaatcagGCATAGGGTCATACACAGGCAAAAAGCACTTCTCTCTACACACAAAGCAATGGCAATAATCTGccctgggatggagactgacgaggcttaagtacacttccAGAAACGTGCAGGCAACCAATCCTGTCGCACAAGGCCGGAGCAGGCGTGGGCAAGACGTGATCATCCTTTAGCAAGCCGGAACGTGCCGTGTGCAGTGGGTGGGGcctagagaagggggaggagacaaaagaaaacccAGCCCACCACCGACATAGACACGCAAATGGCACAtagaacaaacagaaatacGTTGGATAACGTAACAgactcttctaaagatgatgcacaagaaagcccgcaaacagtttgctgaagacaagcagactaaggacatggattactggaaccatgtcctgtggtctgatgagaccaagataaacttatttggttcagatggtgtcaagcgtgtgtggcagcaaccaggtgaggagtacaaagacaagtgtgtcttgcctacagtcaagcatggtggtgggagtgtcatggtctggggctgcatgagtgctgccggcactggggagttACAGTTCATTTTGGGAactatgaatgccaacatgtactttgACATACTGAAGTTGAGccgtatgcagtattccagcataataacgacccaaaacacaacTCCAAGATGACccctgccttgctaaagaagctgagggtgacggtgatggactggccaagcatgtctccagacttaaaccctattgagcatctgtgcggcatcctcaaacggaaagTGGagaagcacaaggtctctaacatccaccatctccgtgatgtcatcatggaggagtggaagaggactccactggcaacctgtgaagctctggtgaactccatgcccaagagggttaaggcagtgctggaaaataatggtggccacacaaaatattggcactttgggcccaatttggacattttcacttgggggtgtactcacttttgttgccagcggtttagacattaatggctgtgtgttgagttatatTGAGGGGttagcaaatttacactgttacacaagctgtacactcactacttttacattgtagcaaagtgtcatttcttcagtgttgtcacatgaaaaggtataatcaaatatttacaaaaatgtgaagggtgtactcacttttgtgagatactgcacATAAGAATACCATTTTGAACTTGTGTGACTTCCTGTAAATGATGTCGACGCTGTTTTACGTCTTGCGCAGCAACCGCTGACACTGACTCTGTGCAAAAGAGTAGTGGCTTGgtggaaaagaaacaaaaaaagcgACCCAGTAAGAGACTGTTAAGGGCTTGGCCCTTCTTCACGCATGCTGCTCCTGTTGGTTGTCTCAAGGCAGATAAAAAGAAACCAGGAAGCCATACTCAAGGTCAAATTAAGGTAAATTGTCTTAACAACATTGAGACACTTGACGGAAAATTGACGGTGcctttcccttttcttttttgctgattAAATTATGTCTAAATGATGTCTTCTATGTCTGAATTGCAGGTAAATGGCAAAACATACACTCAAGCAAAACTCCTGCTGGGCCAACTGGGAGCATTACATCCAGTGAATCGCGTTGCAGCTTTCATCACTGGCAGGCTACTGTCTGCACTTCGAGATCAACCTAAAATTGAATATATTATTACCAGAGCTTGTCCTCCCAAAGTGGCAAATGTTTCAAATCAAACTCCTTCAAGTCTTGCTGCAGCCAGACCTCCTTTAGCCGGTGCGCCCGAACCGAGCACCGCTTCCAAAGACAGAAGATCAAACATAAGTCCCTCGAATGCCCTTTCA
This genomic interval carries:
- the magl gene encoding uncharacterized protein magl isoform X1; translation: MKGEGTELTLEKERLPGNACLVSTPHSMSVVLKPGEIDECCINQANQRVTLSPITLTQSSTQESHTSRDIKATLENESVWSRFHSLGTEMILTKQGRRMFPCCRFRLSGLDPQRKYFLVMEIMSLDDFTHKWNGKTWEPVAVDEPHVRGQICVHPESPALGQQWMDSPVSFYKVKLSNDSLDQEGCVLLRPMHRYLPRLHIVPVDPDSERTIALDGPNVKIFSFPQTEFYAVTSYQNPQITQLKIDCNPFAMAFREDTPSIRLLQDKLRLCSSAGTHFRSPLLSLAQNLSGKQKEGAVKNKTPTCIPDNRRKVVYPGSASLKEGEGIFTKMRIANFSCPTNMALCQENTDNSENDGGNEAVVNKCPLEPVLDEHVAPLDFEPSVTESLEEPLPSTDEPVPQLSSTENPRSSEASKDAESQIICTNSDSPTKSSMATPSPQTQGEIQSGAVSLPRPPFLDGSQVHECKPGHLIRHRCNRRSRKAKSKRWSNAKYAKPPPAVVPLNVPLQPDLEDVEGMLFVSFVAKEALNIPVENIKESETSVPPPSPTHDQSDNHDAEDVSLSMEERIATLENILLLHLKQQKYRQVIHPRLQDVGMKLSLLDPKLPIDLQYLGVHLPHPPPIHEGSDKMNPTSLSSSPDAAGFFVSRTGKTNDPTKIKGWREKFKTNTVQNAPEGLKNSSAFCSEMLDAYLENEAQQISDRVAVFSKCSASPVSYQLPSKSSSYVVTLDSLLKTRSISSSKVCSKPTDKIQPISSPRRSPSSAVPLSPAGFQTRFQRNREKRRTFAHPFQSHRHAVQASRSMSFVSRRGLKKQPGKSQLRWIPVKVKDQMMLEEMEKEAIFHGKVRTHITTMRAKFALTSLLNFQKSGKRPGFPMHHKAANACSEDFCRLGCMCDSLDREIRGPTHCRRVECMFDCNCFKHKVLLLHPPKEAASVLRGRKRSVLAFPIADPEREPRPPPAPTITTLWKRATGEHDPEPLFVPAPLISSKNLSRLHTSLTHSTSQVPEEDKDPVYLYFESMMTCARVREYNSNPPPQIHMFPTKKEMTGPEQLNEVAEAGEPPSSQKTPETNPTETLIKPSEPQPTKMLEILSECNWEPHRNLVLSALFRRMNRNLLSEPFCFGMYKIQLLSTTTKRVNRSSTVTYKVCISRADEKEMTEDLLPPVKKSSRNQSLKGFVTKLPKTDETQPQKATADTDSVQKSSGLVEKKQKKRPSKRLLRAWPFFTHAAPVGCLKADKKKPGSHTQGQIKVNGKTYTQAKLLLGQLGALHPVNRVAAFITGRLLSALRDQPKIEYIITRACPPKVANVSNQTPSSLAAARPPLAGAPEPSTASKDRRSNISPSNALSKHVGPDLCKSPTVPDGTRFLLVSLTPSNSAAVPSAETVTSSTLPPGQQVVLQAAPGMQGSNFLCQYNGQMIQLQPISPGPLVQPPPGSAIEGATSKVMQTAYNTSLPADTRSLQKPLNSTPLTTLLPKPFPVIAPKVFSLSAKSGMNIANGMPAFHLQSSFPGKTGTFSFRICPPNSEGKPVGSEHGDKPLEPSVDSPSTLVLPGGFTLIKLVHPAVPAVPANVTSAASHPAEIPRNDENLKKSLLQSCSPSLEQNSQVSDSITKPLPSETSNCNSVQGATAGLSQSNHGFPSEGVIKDESVEHFSESVNTVSPGKYDWVPEGAEIVHKSDVIDSEPNEADDWPPNGAERILWIDSADEEETEDLNKELNKNSDVAAGSQAAEEASESTTGTVKADFSSSNECLYEDKLHFNVKQTPKTPHVHENGLPPEEDACSESSHAHEHLKSSMPNNDPGKICDPFVNEAISNTANISPIEPPRISFGSPNIREQVMVQENCPLVLIKSEPYDKPTETDLVGNEPDIKNQGLLPENSTVRISKIESYNSQAGENTLLDKFLIREQRLGSANNYGVSIKTESCSDSPRTDSSFMDDVAKEHIGSENILPPINKEEPNTHQTVSGFSSDPSKQGLGSENISQILNYKEFCNYPAKPNTTASLHAEDSRENIDVASNASCALLNSQTPVMNSPPTAHLLNTASLCQKTGLKNVSPFSHNVHKSSPELSDDFGNLSDNCTKTFKRNKQDLREGKDEAEHRSNRLKTAVGELCDEEITVDVVNLSAEEDQSDEFDRDEDSSSDYGEEDSNSDEEESSNNSTSDTETTDDCADISNEDDVDVESFEDNDGKWIIDMIKDETRHKLNAKRAAKLRKKVKHLASIIGTAGSVPMQELEKRLNHTEKERVRRDEMRQYFVALKKALNVDERVRLCRHDILNQARLMIRALEDRSHCLEEKKKALFQRRSAFLNKIVELSEKTELGDKASSGENHEQQKQFGSQNILQTSVPGPVVNLRRLDSEGNRLPPRLGRWKAPNYIRKRSKKALRQPSGATCDSVMTILGQRVAYYVAADESLDSHLSPDSPGKHTVSGLLPPVKTEDLVRTLIEQNLTGLPPVCKTLLQKSFSTEPKSTEKRSLPKIVLQSFGKTDAVKLKYDIRTSLPNSTEVSNSTELLKDGNLDLQDQNKGMEKCDAARVSNGMEKTLVSEHSNNESLTPSSAVTESGFQNDTAAVVKGRKRRGKSDVVIEEALSNPDVLQPMQLRKRSPAVNGGATRGGSTNKRRRII